In the genome of Sinorhizobium chiapasense, the window TGTTCGAGCACAACGGTCGTCTCGTTCGCCCCCTTCGCCTCAAAGAGCACTTCCACCTCAGTGCGGAACGCGGGGTCGAAATCGAAATCGGCATTGAGTTGCCAGGCGAAGAGGATGCGGTTCGGCCGGTCACAGGCGATCACGTGACCCCACTCCCTCTCCTCACCGGCATTGCCGATCTCGTACCAGCGACCGCCGGCGACCGCCTCGACGACAACCGTCTTCTGGCCGGATTCCGTGAGGCTATGGCCCTTGATCCACCAGCTTCCCATGCCGTTGACAAACACGTCAAAGGCCCTTTCCGCCGGCGCGCGGACGGTGACGGACTTGCGGACTGGAGCGGGGTCGATCGTGTGCATGCTGCTTCCTCCCATTGCACCGAATCTCAGGATTCGTCCGCCGTCTCGACCACACCCTTGAAGGCGGCGAGTTGCTCGCTCCAGAAGCGGTCGAGCCACGCCCGGAGAGGCCCTAACCCCTCCGGA includes:
- a CDS encoding SRPBCC family protein → MHTIDPAPVRKSVTVRAPAERAFDVFVNGMGSWWIKGHSLTESGQKTVVVEAVAGGRWYEIGNAGEEREWGHVIACDRPNRILFAWQLNADFDFDPAFRTEVEVLFEAKGANETTVVLEHRQLANYGAKAEELRGVLDSENGWGGLLASYVAKVA